One Gossypium raimondii isolate GPD5lz chromosome 3, ASM2569854v1, whole genome shotgun sequence genomic window carries:
- the LOC105794976 gene encoding E3 ubiquitin-protein ligase RING1, with protein MSSDGNVNGGAGADSLLVTNKPFFCYQCNRTVTVTIAPSDPSCPICHGGFLEEYENPIPNQASNFRNPNPFSHSSSSLSDPFSSILPLLTAMNSSSSPAYVDLESTGLFESTVTTRADPFAFDPFTFIQNHLSDLRSSGAQIEFVIQNSPSESGFRLPANLGDYFIGPGLEQLIQQLAENDPNRYGTPPASKSAIDSLPSVKITKDHLSSKSNQCAVCMDDFEEGIQAKRMPCRHLYHKDCILPWLELHNSCPVCRHELPTDDPDYERRVRGAQGTNGGNDGADTGGSGRRSAGDNQTAERSFRISLPWPFQARASGSGSADNAETRQEDLD; from the coding sequence ATGTCGTCCGACGGGAACGTCAACGGCGGCGCCGGCGCTGACTCCCTCCTCGTTACCAACAAACCTTTCTTCTGCTACCAATGTAACCGTACTGTCACCGTCACTATAGCGCCCTCCGATCCCTCTTGTCCCATATGCCACGGTGGCTTCCTCGAAGAATACGAAAACCCTATCCCTAATCAAGCTTCCAACTTCCGTAACCCGAATCCATTCTCCCACTCCTCCTCGTCGTTATCAGATCCGTTCTCTTCCATCCTCCCCCTCCTTACGGCTATGAATTCTTCATCATCTCCTGCTTATGTTGACCTTGAGAGCACAGGCTTATTCGAGTCGACCGTGACAACTCGAGCTGACCCGTTCGCTTTCGATCCGTTTACCTTCATTCAGAATCATCTCAGCGATCTTCGTTCAAGCGGGGCGCAAATCGAGTTTGTGATCCAGAACAGCCCATCCGAGTCAGGCTTTCGGCTTCCGGCAAACCTCGGGGATTATTTCATCGGCCCAGGGCTCGAGCAATTGATCCAACAGCTAGCCGAAAATGATCCGAACCGGTACGGGACCCCACCAGCATCGAAGTCGGCCATCGATTCGCTACCATCGGTGAAGATAACAAAGGATCACTTGAGTTCAAAGTCCAACCAGTGCGCAGTTTGCATGGATGATTTCGAGGAAGGGATTCAAGCGAAGCGGATGCCCTGCAGGCATCTTTATCATAAGGATTGCATATTGCCGTGGCTGGAGCTTCATAATTCGTGCCCTGTGTGCCGTCACGAGTTGCCTACGGATGACCCTGATTACGAGAGGAGGGTTCGTGGGGCACAGGGGACTAATGGAGGTAACGATGGTGCTGATACTGGTGGGAGTGGGCGGAGGTCTGCAGGGGATAATCAGACGGCGGAGAGGAGTTTTAGGATATCGCTGCCTTGGCCATTTCAGGCTCGAGCGTCTGGCTCAGGATCAGCTGATAATGCGGAGACCAGACAAGAAGATTTGGATTGA